Proteins found in one Lepeophtheirus salmonis chromosome 9, UVic_Lsal_1.4, whole genome shotgun sequence genomic segment:
- the LOC121124578 gene encoding trypsin-1 — MKFLFECTSVFLLFISIVWSKNCETTDGYSCVFPFKYGNREYTICTTVDKLGSPWCATYTPYTRSYWGYCPTSCYTCGLSASISRSCNDDVLRYASNTDFPWHVLIRKKEKIDFVFCSGIIANDQWVITTGSCLNIFFTQKRAKKVVQVGSSKMIEQSDIQILDVEKTVIHEGFDETTGVNDIALIKTVGKFKFTDLVLSLCMNIDRSIIHQGAKGTMSGITNVERKVLQADRVTIIQTSYKVCRHPGVFCTGPNTALKAMASGASLAMCFNGKCALAGLHSTRTAAFSPDFTKFYSFTNIAYYLPWIYKNGR; from the exons atgaagttcCTTTTTGAATGTACTTCAgtgtttcttttattcatatCCATTGTTTGGTCTA AGAATTGTGAAACCACAGATGGATATTCTTGCGTATTCCCGTTCAAATATGGGAATCGTGAATATACTATTTGTACAACAGTTGACAAATTAGGATCTCCTTGGTGTGCAACATATACTCCTTATACTCGTAGTTACTGGGGTTATTGTCCAACAAGCTGCTATA CTTGCGGGCTGTCAGCTTCTATTTCAAGATCGTGCAATGATGATGTCTTGAGATATGCTTCAAATACAGATTTTCCATGGCATGTATTgatcagaaaaaaagaaaaaattgattttgtattttgcaGTGGAATAATTGCCAATGACCAATGGGTTATAACAACTGGAAGTTgcttaaatatattcttcacccaaaaaagggcaaaaaaagtt GTACAAGTCGGGAGTTCAAAGATGATAGAGCAGTCTGATATTCAGATATTGGATGTTGAAAAAACTGTGATTCATGAAGGGTTTGATGAGACAACAGGAGTAAATGACATTGCCTTAATAAAAACTGTAGGCAAATTCAAGTTTACTGATTTGGTTCTTTcattatgtatgaatatagaCCGATCAATAATTCACCAGGGAGCGAAGGGAACAA TGAGCGGGATTACTAATGTAGAAAGAAAGGTATTACAAGCTGATAGAGTGACGATTATCCAAACAAGTTATAAAGTTTGTAGGCATCCAGGAGTGTTTTGTACTGGTCCAAATACTGCCCTTAAGGCTATGGCTTCTGGAGCATCTCTTGCAATGTGTTTTAATGGCAAATGTGCTCTGGCCGGTCTACATTCAACAAGAACGGCTGCATTCAGTCCTGATTTCACTAAATTTTACAGTTTTACAAACATTGCATACTACTTGCCTTGGATTTATAAGAATGGACgataa